From one Alosa alosa isolate M-15738 ecotype Scorff River chromosome 5, AALO_Geno_1.1, whole genome shotgun sequence genomic stretch:
- the atp6v0a2b gene encoding V-type proton ATPase 116 kDa subunit a isoform X3 produces the protein MGLFRSEEMCLAQLFLQSGSAYDCISELGELGLAEFRDLNPSVNTFQRKFVTEIKRCEDMERILGYLLKEIKKSDIPLPEGQVNPIAPLPKQALAVMEQLQRLELELSEVTRNKEKLQKNLLELTEYTHMLHITKNFAQRNTEYESIQTQYEEFPFLEKESIMDCSSMQRLGAKLGFISGLIQRVKIEAFERMLWRVCKGYTILSYSEIDECLQEPESAEDPRTVVFLISYWGDQIGQKVKKICDCYHCHLYPYPNSNEERADVIDGLKTRIQDLHTVLHRTEDYLRQVLNKASESVYTWVIQRRSGATVPSFVNRIPSSDTPPTLIRTNKFTSGFQNIVDAYGVGNYREVNPAPYTIITFPFLFAVMFGDLGHGILMACFALWMVLYENDRKLKHTRNEIWNTFFEGRYLILLMGLFSVYTGLIYNDCFSKSLNLFGSRWNVTAMFTHGNWTQGTISKTGLHALDPSVIGVFSGPYPFGIDPIWNMASNRLTFLNSYKMKMSVILGIIHMSFGVILGVFNHLHFRKKFCVYLAFIPELLFLLCVFGYLVFMIIYKWLAFSAKDSKTAPSILIHFINMFLMQGDTTQPLYSGQAGVQAFLLVIAFLSVPVLLFGKPLYLYWLHKGTNHLHMYQGYERVRRCSEEEICLMQAHDVEEGSSHDSLMSSSESQSEEIDFADEFLHQAIHTIEYCLGCISNTASYLRLWALSLAHAQLSEVLWSMVMRVGLRVDTRVGVVFLVPVFGLFAVLTVSILLIMEGLSAFLHALRLHWVEFQNKFYSGAGTKFNPFTFSVFHNCINSESLL, from the exons GATATTTACTAAAGGAGATCAAGAAGTCAGATATTCCACTACCTGAGGGGCAGGTGAATCCAATTGCTCCCCTACCTAAACAAGCTTTGGCTGTTATG GAGCAGCTTCAGAGACTTGAGCTGGAATTGAGTGAGGTGACCAGGAACAAAGAAAAACTACAGAAGAATCTTCTGGAACTGACAGAGTACACCCACATGCTGCACATCACAAAGAATTTTGCACAGCGCAACACAGAG TATGAGTCTATTCAGACCCAGTATGAAGAGTTCCCTTTCTTGGAAAAAGAATCCATCATGGATTGTAGCAGTATGCAGAGGCTGGGGGCTAAACTTGG CTTCATCTCCGGCCTAATCCAGCGGGTTAAAATAGAGGCCTTCGAACGGATGTTGTGGAGGGTCTGCAAAGGCTACACCATCCTCAGTTACTCAGAGATTGATGAATGCCTTCAGGAACCTGAATCG GCTGAAGATCCAAGGACTGTGGTGTTTCTAATATCCTATTGGGGTGATCAGATTGgacagaaagtgaagaaaataTGTGACTG ctATCACTGTCACCTTTATCCATACCCCAATAGCAATGAAGAAAGGGCTGATGTGATTGATGGGCTGAAAACACGTATCCAGGATCTGCACACA GTTCTTCATCGGACTGAAGACTATCTGCGGCAAGTGTTGAACAAGGCGTCTGAGTCTGTATATACCTGGGTAATCCAG CGAAGGAGTGGAGCCACTGTGCCATCATTTGTGAACCGCATTCCCAGCAGTGACACTCCACCCACTCTTATCAGGACCAACAAGTTCACCTCAGGATTCCAGAACATTGTGGATGCCTATGGTGTGGGGAACTACAGAGAGGTCAACCCAG CTCCATATACCATCATCACCTTTCCTTTTCTGTTTGCTGTGATGTTTGGAGATCTGGGCCATGGCATTTTAATGGCATGCTTTGCTTTGTGGATGGTACTGTATGAAAATGACCGTAAATTGAAACACACCAGAAATGAG ATCTGGAACACCTTCTTTGAAGGCCGCTACCTTATTCTGTTGATGGGACTGTTTTCGGTGTACACAGGACTTATCTACAATGATTGTTTCTCCAAGTCCCTCAACCTCTTTGGCTCTAGATGGAATGTGACAGCCATGTTCACCCATGGTAACTGGAC GCAAGGAACAATAAGCAAAACTGGATTGCACGCTCTTGATCCCAGTGTCATTGGAGTCTTCAGTGGGCCCTATCCGTTTGGTATCGACCCA ATATGGAACATGGCATCAAATCGGCTCACTTTCTTGAACTCTTACAAGATGAAAATGTCTGTGATTCTGGGAATCATCCATATGAGCTTTGGTGTTATCCTTGGAGTCTTCAACCACCT GCATTTCAGAAAAAAGTTTTGTGTATATTTGGCGTTCATCCCTGAGCTTCTCTTCTTGTTATGCGTGTTTGGATACCTAGTCTTCATGATAATTTACAAATGGCTGGCTTTCTCTGCTAAGGACTCGAAAACTGCACCCAGCATCCTCATCCATTTTATCAACATGTTCCTGATGCAGGGGGACACGACCCAACCTTTATATTCAGGACAG GCTGGTGTGCAAGCGTTCTTACTGGTCATTGCCTTTCTTTCTGTGCCTGTCCTACTTTTTGGAAAACCATTGTATCTTTACTGGCTCCATAAAGGCACAAACCATCTCCATATGTATCAG GGCTATGAACGGGTTAGACGCTGCAGTGAAGAAGAAATTTGCCTCATGCAGGCTCATGATGTGGAAGAGGGCAGTAGCCATGATAGTCTGATGTCTAGTTCAGAAAGCCAGTCGGAAGAG ATTGACTTTGCTGACGAGTTCTTGCATCAAGCTATTCATACCATAGAGTACTGCCTCGGCTGTATCTCCAACACGGCATCCTACTTACGACTATGGGCTCTTAGTTTGGCACATGCAC AGCTGTCTGAGGTGCTGTGGTCAATGGTGATGCGTGTAGGACTACGGGTGGACACCAGAGTGGGTGTTGTTTTTCTGGTGCCAGTTTTCGGTCTGTTTGCGGTGCTCACTGTGTCCATTCTGCTGATAATGGAGGGATTGTCTGCATTCTTGCATGCTCTGAGGCTGCACTG GGTGGAATTTCAAAATAAGTTCTACAGTGGGGCTGGCACGAAGTTCAACCCCTTTACTTTTTCTGTCTTCCACAACTGTATCAACAGTGAAAGCCTTCTCTAA
- the atp6v0a2b gene encoding V-type proton ATPase 116 kDa subunit a isoform X4, with protein sequence MGLFRSEEMCLAQLFLQSGSAYDCISELGELGLAEFRDLNPSVNTFQRKFVTEIKRCEDMERILGYLLKEIKKSDIPLPEGQVNPIAPLPKQALAVMEQLQRLELELSEVTRNKEKLQKNLLELTEYTHMLHITKNFAQRNTEYESIQTQYEEFPFLEKESIMDCSSMQRLGAKLGFISGLIQRVKIEAFERMLWRVCKGYTILSYSEIDECLQEPESAEDPRTVVFLISYWGDQIGQKVKKICDCYHCHLYPYPNSNEERADVIDGLKTRIQDLHTVLHRTEDYLRQVLNKASESVYTWVIQRSGAPLMTYQPCEGHWKKVRTNKFTSGFQNIVDAYGVGNYREVNPAPYTIITFPFLFAVMFGDLGHGILMACFALWMVLYENDRKLKHTRNEIWNTFFEGRYLILLMGLFSVYTGLIYNDCFSKSLNLFGSRWNVTAMFTHGNWTQGTISKTGLHALDPSVIGVFSGPYPFGIDPIWNMASNRLTFLNSYKMKMSVILGIIHMSFGVILGVFNHLHFRKKFCVYLAFIPELLFLLCVFGYLVFMIIYKWLAFSAKDSKTAPSILIHFINMFLMQGDTTQPLYSGQAGVQAFLLVIAFLSVPVLLFGKPLYLYWLHKGTNHLHMYQGYERVRRCSEEEICLMQAHDVEEGSSHDSLMSSSESQSEEIDFADEFLHQAIHTIEYCLGCISNTASYLRLWALSLAHAQLSEVLWSMVMRVGLRVDTRVGVVFLVPVFGLFAVLTVSILLIMEGLSAFLHALRLHWVEFQNKFYSGAGTKFNPFTFSVFHNCINSESLL encoded by the exons GATATTTACTAAAGGAGATCAAGAAGTCAGATATTCCACTACCTGAGGGGCAGGTGAATCCAATTGCTCCCCTACCTAAACAAGCTTTGGCTGTTATG GAGCAGCTTCAGAGACTTGAGCTGGAATTGAGTGAGGTGACCAGGAACAAAGAAAAACTACAGAAGAATCTTCTGGAACTGACAGAGTACACCCACATGCTGCACATCACAAAGAATTTTGCACAGCGCAACACAGAG TATGAGTCTATTCAGACCCAGTATGAAGAGTTCCCTTTCTTGGAAAAAGAATCCATCATGGATTGTAGCAGTATGCAGAGGCTGGGGGCTAAACTTGG CTTCATCTCCGGCCTAATCCAGCGGGTTAAAATAGAGGCCTTCGAACGGATGTTGTGGAGGGTCTGCAAAGGCTACACCATCCTCAGTTACTCAGAGATTGATGAATGCCTTCAGGAACCTGAATCG GCTGAAGATCCAAGGACTGTGGTGTTTCTAATATCCTATTGGGGTGATCAGATTGgacagaaagtgaagaaaataTGTGACTG ctATCACTGTCACCTTTATCCATACCCCAATAGCAATGAAGAAAGGGCTGATGTGATTGATGGGCTGAAAACACGTATCCAGGATCTGCACACA GTTCTTCATCGGACTGAAGACTATCTGCGGCAAGTGTTGAACAAGGCGTCTGAGTCTGTATATACCTGGGTAATCCAG AGATCTGGTGCCCCCTTAATGACCTACCAGCCCTGCGAAGGGCACTGGAAGAAGGTTCG GACCAACAAGTTCACCTCAGGATTCCAGAACATTGTGGATGCCTATGGTGTGGGGAACTACAGAGAGGTCAACCCAG CTCCATATACCATCATCACCTTTCCTTTTCTGTTTGCTGTGATGTTTGGAGATCTGGGCCATGGCATTTTAATGGCATGCTTTGCTTTGTGGATGGTACTGTATGAAAATGACCGTAAATTGAAACACACCAGAAATGAG ATCTGGAACACCTTCTTTGAAGGCCGCTACCTTATTCTGTTGATGGGACTGTTTTCGGTGTACACAGGACTTATCTACAATGATTGTTTCTCCAAGTCCCTCAACCTCTTTGGCTCTAGATGGAATGTGACAGCCATGTTCACCCATGGTAACTGGAC GCAAGGAACAATAAGCAAAACTGGATTGCACGCTCTTGATCCCAGTGTCATTGGAGTCTTCAGTGGGCCCTATCCGTTTGGTATCGACCCA ATATGGAACATGGCATCAAATCGGCTCACTTTCTTGAACTCTTACAAGATGAAAATGTCTGTGATTCTGGGAATCATCCATATGAGCTTTGGTGTTATCCTTGGAGTCTTCAACCACCT GCATTTCAGAAAAAAGTTTTGTGTATATTTGGCGTTCATCCCTGAGCTTCTCTTCTTGTTATGCGTGTTTGGATACCTAGTCTTCATGATAATTTACAAATGGCTGGCTTTCTCTGCTAAGGACTCGAAAACTGCACCCAGCATCCTCATCCATTTTATCAACATGTTCCTGATGCAGGGGGACACGACCCAACCTTTATATTCAGGACAG GCTGGTGTGCAAGCGTTCTTACTGGTCATTGCCTTTCTTTCTGTGCCTGTCCTACTTTTTGGAAAACCATTGTATCTTTACTGGCTCCATAAAGGCACAAACCATCTCCATATGTATCAG GGCTATGAACGGGTTAGACGCTGCAGTGAAGAAGAAATTTGCCTCATGCAGGCTCATGATGTGGAAGAGGGCAGTAGCCATGATAGTCTGATGTCTAGTTCAGAAAGCCAGTCGGAAGAG ATTGACTTTGCTGACGAGTTCTTGCATCAAGCTATTCATACCATAGAGTACTGCCTCGGCTGTATCTCCAACACGGCATCCTACTTACGACTATGGGCTCTTAGTTTGGCACATGCAC AGCTGTCTGAGGTGCTGTGGTCAATGGTGATGCGTGTAGGACTACGGGTGGACACCAGAGTGGGTGTTGTTTTTCTGGTGCCAGTTTTCGGTCTGTTTGCGGTGCTCACTGTGTCCATTCTGCTGATAATGGAGGGATTGTCTGCATTCTTGCATGCTCTGAGGCTGCACTG GGTGGAATTTCAAAATAAGTTCTACAGTGGGGCTGGCACGAAGTTCAACCCCTTTACTTTTTCTGTCTTCCACAACTGTATCAACAGTGAAAGCCTTCTCTAA
- the atp6v0a2b gene encoding V-type proton ATPase 116 kDa subunit a isoform X1 gives MGLFRSEEMCLAQLFLQSGSAYDCISELGELGLAEFRDLNPSVNTFQRKFVTEIKRCEDMERILGYLLKEIKKSDIPLPEGQVNPIAPLPKQALAVMEQLQRLELELSEVTRNKEKLQKNLLELTEYTHMLHITKNFAQRNTEYESIQTQYEEFPFLEKESIMDCSSMQRLGAKLGFISGLIQRVKIEAFERMLWRVCKGYTILSYSEIDECLQEPESAEDPRTVVFLISYWGDQIGQKVKKICDCYHCHLYPYPNSNEERADVIDGLKTRIQDLHTVLHRTEDYLRQVLNKASESVYTWVIQVKKMKAIYHILNLCSFDVTNKCLIAEIWCPLNDLPALRRALEEGSRRSGATVPSFVNRIPSSDTPPTLIRTNKFTSGFQNIVDAYGVGNYREVNPAPYTIITFPFLFAVMFGDLGHGILMACFALWMVLYENDRKLKHTRNEIWNTFFEGRYLILLMGLFSVYTGLIYNDCFSKSLNLFGSRWNVTAMFTHGNWTQGTISKTGLHALDPSVIGVFSGPYPFGIDPIWNMASNRLTFLNSYKMKMSVILGIIHMSFGVILGVFNHLHFRKKFCVYLAFIPELLFLLCVFGYLVFMIIYKWLAFSAKDSKTAPSILIHFINMFLMQGDTTQPLYSGQAGVQAFLLVIAFLSVPVLLFGKPLYLYWLHKGTNHLHMYQGYERVRRCSEEEICLMQAHDVEEGSSHDSLMSSSESQSEEIDFADEFLHQAIHTIEYCLGCISNTASYLRLWALSLAHAQLSEVLWSMVMRVGLRVDTRVGVVFLVPVFGLFAVLTVSILLIMEGLSAFLHALRLHWVEFQNKFYSGAGTKFNPFTFSVFHNCINSESLL, from the exons GATATTTACTAAAGGAGATCAAGAAGTCAGATATTCCACTACCTGAGGGGCAGGTGAATCCAATTGCTCCCCTACCTAAACAAGCTTTGGCTGTTATG GAGCAGCTTCAGAGACTTGAGCTGGAATTGAGTGAGGTGACCAGGAACAAAGAAAAACTACAGAAGAATCTTCTGGAACTGACAGAGTACACCCACATGCTGCACATCACAAAGAATTTTGCACAGCGCAACACAGAG TATGAGTCTATTCAGACCCAGTATGAAGAGTTCCCTTTCTTGGAAAAAGAATCCATCATGGATTGTAGCAGTATGCAGAGGCTGGGGGCTAAACTTGG CTTCATCTCCGGCCTAATCCAGCGGGTTAAAATAGAGGCCTTCGAACGGATGTTGTGGAGGGTCTGCAAAGGCTACACCATCCTCAGTTACTCAGAGATTGATGAATGCCTTCAGGAACCTGAATCG GCTGAAGATCCAAGGACTGTGGTGTTTCTAATATCCTATTGGGGTGATCAGATTGgacagaaagtgaagaaaataTGTGACTG ctATCACTGTCACCTTTATCCATACCCCAATAGCAATGAAGAAAGGGCTGATGTGATTGATGGGCTGAAAACACGTATCCAGGATCTGCACACA GTTCTTCATCGGACTGAAGACTATCTGCGGCAAGTGTTGAACAAGGCGTCTGAGTCTGTATATACCTGGGTAATCCAGGTAAAGAAAATGAAGGCCATATATCATATTCTAAACCTTTGCAGCTTTGATGTCACCAACAAGTGCCTAATTGCAGAGATCTGGTGCCCCCTTAATGACCTACCAGCCCTGCGAAGGGCACTGGAAGAAGGTTCG CGAAGGAGTGGAGCCACTGTGCCATCATTTGTGAACCGCATTCCCAGCAGTGACACTCCACCCACTCTTATCAGGACCAACAAGTTCACCTCAGGATTCCAGAACATTGTGGATGCCTATGGTGTGGGGAACTACAGAGAGGTCAACCCAG CTCCATATACCATCATCACCTTTCCTTTTCTGTTTGCTGTGATGTTTGGAGATCTGGGCCATGGCATTTTAATGGCATGCTTTGCTTTGTGGATGGTACTGTATGAAAATGACCGTAAATTGAAACACACCAGAAATGAG ATCTGGAACACCTTCTTTGAAGGCCGCTACCTTATTCTGTTGATGGGACTGTTTTCGGTGTACACAGGACTTATCTACAATGATTGTTTCTCCAAGTCCCTCAACCTCTTTGGCTCTAGATGGAATGTGACAGCCATGTTCACCCATGGTAACTGGAC GCAAGGAACAATAAGCAAAACTGGATTGCACGCTCTTGATCCCAGTGTCATTGGAGTCTTCAGTGGGCCCTATCCGTTTGGTATCGACCCA ATATGGAACATGGCATCAAATCGGCTCACTTTCTTGAACTCTTACAAGATGAAAATGTCTGTGATTCTGGGAATCATCCATATGAGCTTTGGTGTTATCCTTGGAGTCTTCAACCACCT GCATTTCAGAAAAAAGTTTTGTGTATATTTGGCGTTCATCCCTGAGCTTCTCTTCTTGTTATGCGTGTTTGGATACCTAGTCTTCATGATAATTTACAAATGGCTGGCTTTCTCTGCTAAGGACTCGAAAACTGCACCCAGCATCCTCATCCATTTTATCAACATGTTCCTGATGCAGGGGGACACGACCCAACCTTTATATTCAGGACAG GCTGGTGTGCAAGCGTTCTTACTGGTCATTGCCTTTCTTTCTGTGCCTGTCCTACTTTTTGGAAAACCATTGTATCTTTACTGGCTCCATAAAGGCACAAACCATCTCCATATGTATCAG GGCTATGAACGGGTTAGACGCTGCAGTGAAGAAGAAATTTGCCTCATGCAGGCTCATGATGTGGAAGAGGGCAGTAGCCATGATAGTCTGATGTCTAGTTCAGAAAGCCAGTCGGAAGAG ATTGACTTTGCTGACGAGTTCTTGCATCAAGCTATTCATACCATAGAGTACTGCCTCGGCTGTATCTCCAACACGGCATCCTACTTACGACTATGGGCTCTTAGTTTGGCACATGCAC AGCTGTCTGAGGTGCTGTGGTCAATGGTGATGCGTGTAGGACTACGGGTGGACACCAGAGTGGGTGTTGTTTTTCTGGTGCCAGTTTTCGGTCTGTTTGCGGTGCTCACTGTGTCCATTCTGCTGATAATGGAGGGATTGTCTGCATTCTTGCATGCTCTGAGGCTGCACTG GGTGGAATTTCAAAATAAGTTCTACAGTGGGGCTGGCACGAAGTTCAACCCCTTTACTTTTTCTGTCTTCCACAACTGTATCAACAGTGAAAGCCTTCTCTAA
- the atp6v0a2b gene encoding V-type proton ATPase 116 kDa subunit a isoform X2, whose product MGLFRSEEMCLAQLFLQSGSAYDCISELGELGLAEFRDLNPSVNTFQRKFVTEIKRCEDMERILGYLLKEIKKSDIPLPEGQVNPIAPLPKQALAVMEQLQRLELELSEVTRNKEKLQKNLLELTEYTHMLHITKNFAQRNTEYESIQTQYEEFPFLEKESIMDCSSMQRLGAKLGFISGLIQRVKIEAFERMLWRVCKGYTILSYSEIDECLQEPESAEDPRTVVFLISYWGDQIGQKVKKICDCYHCHLYPYPNSNEERADVIDGLKTRIQDLHTVLHRTEDYLRFDVTNKCLIAEIWCPLNDLPALRRALEEGSRRSGATVPSFVNRIPSSDTPPTLIRTNKFTSGFQNIVDAYGVGNYREVNPAPYTIITFPFLFAVMFGDLGHGILMACFALWMVLYENDRKLKHTRNEIWNTFFEGRYLILLMGLFSVYTGLIYNDCFSKSLNLFGSRWNVTAMFTHGNWTQGTISKTGLHALDPSVIGVFSGPYPFGIDPIWNMASNRLTFLNSYKMKMSVILGIIHMSFGVILGVFNHLHFRKKFCVYLAFIPELLFLLCVFGYLVFMIIYKWLAFSAKDSKTAPSILIHFINMFLMQGDTTQPLYSGQAGVQAFLLVIAFLSVPVLLFGKPLYLYWLHKGTNHLHMYQGYERVRRCSEEEICLMQAHDVEEGSSHDSLMSSSESQSEEIDFADEFLHQAIHTIEYCLGCISNTASYLRLWALSLAHAQLSEVLWSMVMRVGLRVDTRVGVVFLVPVFGLFAVLTVSILLIMEGLSAFLHALRLHWVEFQNKFYSGAGTKFNPFTFSVFHNCINSESLL is encoded by the exons GATATTTACTAAAGGAGATCAAGAAGTCAGATATTCCACTACCTGAGGGGCAGGTGAATCCAATTGCTCCCCTACCTAAACAAGCTTTGGCTGTTATG GAGCAGCTTCAGAGACTTGAGCTGGAATTGAGTGAGGTGACCAGGAACAAAGAAAAACTACAGAAGAATCTTCTGGAACTGACAGAGTACACCCACATGCTGCACATCACAAAGAATTTTGCACAGCGCAACACAGAG TATGAGTCTATTCAGACCCAGTATGAAGAGTTCCCTTTCTTGGAAAAAGAATCCATCATGGATTGTAGCAGTATGCAGAGGCTGGGGGCTAAACTTGG CTTCATCTCCGGCCTAATCCAGCGGGTTAAAATAGAGGCCTTCGAACGGATGTTGTGGAGGGTCTGCAAAGGCTACACCATCCTCAGTTACTCAGAGATTGATGAATGCCTTCAGGAACCTGAATCG GCTGAAGATCCAAGGACTGTGGTGTTTCTAATATCCTATTGGGGTGATCAGATTGgacagaaagtgaagaaaataTGTGACTG ctATCACTGTCACCTTTATCCATACCCCAATAGCAATGAAGAAAGGGCTGATGTGATTGATGGGCTGAAAACACGTATCCAGGATCTGCACACA GTTCTTCATCGGACTGAAGACTATCTGCG CTTTGATGTCACCAACAAGTGCCTAATTGCAGAGATCTGGTGCCCCCTTAATGACCTACCAGCCCTGCGAAGGGCACTGGAAGAAGGTTCG CGAAGGAGTGGAGCCACTGTGCCATCATTTGTGAACCGCATTCCCAGCAGTGACACTCCACCCACTCTTATCAGGACCAACAAGTTCACCTCAGGATTCCAGAACATTGTGGATGCCTATGGTGTGGGGAACTACAGAGAGGTCAACCCAG CTCCATATACCATCATCACCTTTCCTTTTCTGTTTGCTGTGATGTTTGGAGATCTGGGCCATGGCATTTTAATGGCATGCTTTGCTTTGTGGATGGTACTGTATGAAAATGACCGTAAATTGAAACACACCAGAAATGAG ATCTGGAACACCTTCTTTGAAGGCCGCTACCTTATTCTGTTGATGGGACTGTTTTCGGTGTACACAGGACTTATCTACAATGATTGTTTCTCCAAGTCCCTCAACCTCTTTGGCTCTAGATGGAATGTGACAGCCATGTTCACCCATGGTAACTGGAC GCAAGGAACAATAAGCAAAACTGGATTGCACGCTCTTGATCCCAGTGTCATTGGAGTCTTCAGTGGGCCCTATCCGTTTGGTATCGACCCA ATATGGAACATGGCATCAAATCGGCTCACTTTCTTGAACTCTTACAAGATGAAAATGTCTGTGATTCTGGGAATCATCCATATGAGCTTTGGTGTTATCCTTGGAGTCTTCAACCACCT GCATTTCAGAAAAAAGTTTTGTGTATATTTGGCGTTCATCCCTGAGCTTCTCTTCTTGTTATGCGTGTTTGGATACCTAGTCTTCATGATAATTTACAAATGGCTGGCTTTCTCTGCTAAGGACTCGAAAACTGCACCCAGCATCCTCATCCATTTTATCAACATGTTCCTGATGCAGGGGGACACGACCCAACCTTTATATTCAGGACAG GCTGGTGTGCAAGCGTTCTTACTGGTCATTGCCTTTCTTTCTGTGCCTGTCCTACTTTTTGGAAAACCATTGTATCTTTACTGGCTCCATAAAGGCACAAACCATCTCCATATGTATCAG GGCTATGAACGGGTTAGACGCTGCAGTGAAGAAGAAATTTGCCTCATGCAGGCTCATGATGTGGAAGAGGGCAGTAGCCATGATAGTCTGATGTCTAGTTCAGAAAGCCAGTCGGAAGAG ATTGACTTTGCTGACGAGTTCTTGCATCAAGCTATTCATACCATAGAGTACTGCCTCGGCTGTATCTCCAACACGGCATCCTACTTACGACTATGGGCTCTTAGTTTGGCACATGCAC AGCTGTCTGAGGTGCTGTGGTCAATGGTGATGCGTGTAGGACTACGGGTGGACACCAGAGTGGGTGTTGTTTTTCTGGTGCCAGTTTTCGGTCTGTTTGCGGTGCTCACTGTGTCCATTCTGCTGATAATGGAGGGATTGTCTGCATTCTTGCATGCTCTGAGGCTGCACTG GGTGGAATTTCAAAATAAGTTCTACAGTGGGGCTGGCACGAAGTTCAACCCCTTTACTTTTTCTGTCTTCCACAACTGTATCAACAGTGAAAGCCTTCTCTAA